DNA sequence from the Sinorhizobium alkalisoli genome:
AATGCCGCCGATAAAGACGTTGATCCAGTGCTGCGGCATGCTGAAGCCCTGGACGTTGAGCTGCAGCAGCGCCCGGATCAACGTGATCACCGCGGCGCCCGCGAGCGAACCGATCATGGTGCCGAACCCGCCGAAGATAGAACCGCCGCCGATGATCACCGACGCGATGGCGTCGAGTTCGCGGAACTGGCCGGCGACCGGGTTGAAACTGCGGAAATAGGCGATGTTGATCAGACCGGCCATGGTTGCGCAGAGCGCCGCAAACATCAGCGAAAGGAAGCGGACGCGATTGGTGTTGATGCCGGCGTAGGCGGCGCCGCGCAGATTGCCCCCCGTGGCGCAGACCTTAAGCCCAAGCGGCGTGTAGGCCAGCACGACGCCGGCAATGACCGCGACGAAGAACATCCAGATGGTCTGGATGCTGACGACCTGGGCGACCGCGCGCAGGATGCCGGGCGGCAGCACCAGGCCGAAATAGAGGAGCACGTCGTTCACCTTGCGGCCGATGAGATTGTATGCCTCGGTCCAGCCGGTCAGCTGCTGGCCGGCGACGAACCAGGCGGCCAGGCCGCGCGCCACGTAAAACATGCCGAGCGTGGCGATGAAGGAAGGAAGCCTGAAGCCGACCGTAACCGTCGCGTTGACGAGCCCGGCCGCCATGCCGGCGAGGAGCCCCATTGCGATCGCCGTCATCGGATCGGCGCCGAGCACCTTCAGGAAATAGGCCGCGGTGCTGCCGGCGAGCGCCAGCACCGCGCCGACCGAGAGATCGATATCGCCGGCGGCGATCACGTAGGTGAGCCCGATGGTGATCAGCGCCAGTTCCGAATAGTTGAGCAGGATTGCAAACGTGTCGGAGAGATTCCACCAATAGTCCGGCCTGAGCGCCAGGCCGGCCAGCCACAGGACAAGCGTGAGCATGATCGCGAGCGCGTCGCGGCGGGCGAAAAACTTGCCGAAGCGCCTCGCCGACAACTCCATTTCGCTCGCCGTCGCACCCCTGGTCTGGGCGCCGGCAAGGGCAATCCCCCCGACCTCCCGGGCTGCGGGCGGTCGGCGCCCCGTGAGCCACGCCCAGAAGCGGGCTGCAGCCTGGCGGCGGATGAGATAGGGTTCGATCAGGACGGCGATGATGAGCAGCAGGCCGAGAAAGACGAGAACCGCTCCCGCCGGCAGCGTATAGCGGGCACCGACTTCGATGCTCTCGCCGTCGATGACCACGGTTCGCGTGATCGGCCATCCCTGGCGCAACACCTTGTCGATCAGAACGACGACCGCCGCGCCGAGGCAAGAACCGATCACCCGGCCGCGACCGCCGAGGATCGACGCGCCGCCGATGATGACCGACGCGATCACGGTCAATTCCCAGCTGACTCCGTAGAGGGGCGTCGCGCCCTTGTCCTGGGCGGCCGCCATCAGCGCGGCAAGGGTCGCCGCAAGCGACGAGATCAGATAGGCGCGTATTCGCACCCAGTTCGTCGGGATGCCCGCATAGACGGCCGCCTGTTCGTTGCCGCCGGTTGCGAAGGTCTCGTAGCCCCAGCGGGTCTTCGCGAGCACGAGCGCCCCGAGGATGCCGGCCACGGCGAAAACGGCGATCTGGTTGTTGAAACCGAGGACATTCGTTTCGCCCAGATGAAAGAAGTACGGGTAGTCTTTGGCTTTGCCGGAATAGTAGATCGCCTGCCCATGCGTCAGCGCGAGCACGAAGCCACGCCCTATGAAGAGCATTGTCAGCGTCGCGATGAAGGCCGGCACTTTCAGGAGCGTGACGAGCACGCCGTTGACGAGGCCGATCGCGGCCCCGAGAAGGACACAGAGGAGGACGGTCCCGACAACCCCGAGA
Encoded proteins:
- a CDS encoding ABC transporter permease, whose protein sequence is MTPSKTTSLGRVPSQLAGGWEAGLIVFLFLLYLAGVIVNPGFFGSTEALHALLRDTSRVGIIAVGMTFVIANKDLDLSVGSTYGLIAVVFARLFASNVLDLGVVGTVLLCVLLGAAIGLVNGVLVTLLKVPAFIATLTMLFIGRGFVLALTHGQAIYYSGKAKDYPYFFHLGETNVLGFNNQIAVFAVAGILGALVLAKTRWGYETFATGGNEQAAVYAGIPTNWVRIRAYLISSLAATLAALMAAAQDKGATPLYGVSWELTVIASVIIGGASILGGRGRVIGSCLGAAVVVLIDKVLRQGWPITRTVVIDGESIEVGARYTLPAGAVLVFLGLLLIIAVLIEPYLIRRQAAARFWAWLTGRRPPAAREVGGIALAGAQTRGATASEMELSARRFGKFFARRDALAIMLTLVLWLAGLALRPDYWWNLSDTFAILLNYSELALITIGLTYVIAAGDIDLSVGAVLALAGSTAAYFLKVLGADPMTAIAMGLLAGMAAGLVNATVTVGFRLPSFIATLGMFYVARGLAAWFVAGQQLTGWTEAYNLIGRKVNDVLLYFGLVLPPGILRAVAQVVSIQTIWMFFVAVIAGVVLAYTPLGLKVCATGGNLRGAAYAGINTNRVRFLSLMFAALCATMAGLINIAYFRSFNPVAGQFRELDAIASVIIGGGSIFGGFGTMIGSLAGAAVITLIRALLQLNVQGFSMPQHWINVFIGGILIIAVLIDIWVRQANVFGRLRTRVASGARIGGSVHG